A single genomic interval of Persephonella atlantica harbors:
- a CDS encoding MoaD/ThiS family protein, producing the protein MEIKIKYRGKEQTLTFEKEKITAGDILKAMGLSPEYAFVVKNGEIAQEDETVSPQDEIKVVNAISGG; encoded by the coding sequence ATGGAGATAAAAATAAAGTACAGAGGGAAGGAGCAAACCTTAACCTTTGAAAAGGAAAAAATCACAGCAGGTGATATCCTAAAAGCTATGGGACTGTCTCCAGAGTATGCGTTCGTTGTAAAAAATGGGGAGATAGCCCAGGAAGATGAAACAGTATCTCCTCAGGACGAGATAAAGGTCGTCAATGCCATATCAGGCGGTTAA
- a CDS encoding N-formylglutamate amidohydrolase produces the protein MFPALISIPHGGWKIPEEVKDIVALTDKDIFDDSDPFTVDIYDINGKVIKVIKTDIARAFVDLNRAPDDLPPENPDGVVKTKTCYGVTVYKKPLNREIIDLLLKKYYYPYHREIMKSLKDKRIKIAFDCHSMAVEPPVISPDTGRRPTVCLGNVYGKSCDFHTTELLREAFMEVFGLPEEEVTINKPFAGGYITRTYGNRPVPWIQIEINRKLYLAEPWFDKENLKVDRNRLKKLSKMFIDVLEIFFGRWRG, from the coding sequence ATGTTCCCGGCCTTAATATCCATTCCTCATGGAGGATGGAAAATACCAGAAGAAGTAAAAGATATCGTTGCATTGACAGATAAAGATATATTTGACGATTCTGACCCATTTACTGTGGATATATACGATATAAACGGAAAGGTTATAAAAGTTATAAAAACAGATATCGCAAGGGCTTTTGTTGACCTTAACAGAGCTCCTGACGATCTTCCTCCAGAAAATCCTGACGGTGTTGTTAAAACGAAAACCTGTTATGGAGTAACAGTTTATAAAAAACCTCTAAACAGAGAGATAATTGACCTGCTTTTAAAAAAGTATTACTATCCGTACCACAGGGAAATAATGAAAAGTTTAAAGGATAAACGGATAAAGATAGCATTTGACTGTCACTCTATGGCTGTAGAACCTCCAGTAATATCACCAGATACAGGAAGAAGGCCAACAGTATGTCTGGGAAATGTTTATGGAAAATCCTGTGATTTTCATACAACAGAACTTCTGAGGGAAGCATTCATGGAAGTTTTTGGTCTTCCAGAAGAAGAAGTTACCATAAATAAACCATTTGCAGGAGGATATATAACAAGAACTTATGGAAACAGGCCTGTTCCATGGATTCAGATAGAGATAAACAGGAAGCTGTATTTAGCTGAGCCGTGGTTTGATAAAGAAAACCTGAAGGTAGATAGAAACAGACTGAAAAAACTCAGTAAAATGTTTATAGATGTGCTGGAAATATTTTTTGGTAGATGGAGAGGATAA
- a CDS encoding gamma-glutamyltransferase family protein, with protein MMDLNRIEKDFKPDGIKFAESRECMVATAFPQATQAGIEIFRQGGNAVDAAVASALALCVCEPQGSGIGGQTMMLIYTGKKVIAIDGSSRAPSLAHVSAVYEEDRSVGYRATTVPSTLAVLGYVHRKYGKLPWSTVVEPAIRIAYEGYKITQLQHNLQKRELQNFKKVPSFSGGKYFLKDGKPYNVGDIFKQHDLARLLEDIARYGFEYFYQGKPAKMIDADMRENGGLLRYDDLALIPLPIERKPVVGRFRGLKIYSMPPPGAGRPLIYALLMLDAVSPKELHSNKLKKIHLIIEIIREALLERTGRPYDPNFYPQITPERMLSPRYASKKVKEIASSIDFHLPIHETYDEYTEETTHLSTMDKNMAVALTQSIERVYGSKAAAEGLGFLYNNYLMDFEYHKPEHPYYLRPNSVPWATVSPTIVFNGSQPWLVMGSPGSERIFSVLTQFLLNVVDNGMSIDKAVVQPRIHSSLGGLVSYEDRFDKEIIEYLKKEGYRLDKREPFSFYLGSIHAILRKRDGFFQGVSDVRRDGTAGGL; from the coding sequence ATGATGGATTTGAACAGGATTGAAAAGGATTTTAAACCAGATGGTATAAAGTTTGCTGAATCAAGGGAATGTATGGTTGCAACAGCTTTTCCGCAGGCAACACAGGCAGGAATAGAGATTTTCAGACAGGGTGGGAATGCTGTGGATGCCGCTGTTGCTTCAGCCCTTGCGCTGTGTGTATGTGAACCCCAGGGAAGTGGTATTGGTGGACAGACGATGATGCTTATATATACAGGAAAAAAAGTGATAGCCATTGATGGTTCTTCAAGGGCTCCTTCCCTTGCCCATGTTAGTGCAGTATATGAAGAAGACAGAAGTGTTGGATACAGAGCAACAACTGTTCCCAGCACACTGGCAGTTTTAGGTTACGTTCACAGGAAGTATGGTAAACTTCCCTGGTCAACGGTAGTTGAGCCTGCAATAAGAATAGCATATGAGGGATATAAAATCACACAGCTTCAGCATAATCTTCAAAAGAGGGAACTCCAAAACTTTAAAAAGGTTCCTTCTTTTTCAGGTGGAAAATACTTTCTGAAAGATGGAAAACCCTATAATGTGGGAGATATTTTCAAACAGCATGATTTGGCAAGACTTTTAGAGGATATTGCAAGATACGGTTTTGAGTATTTCTATCAGGGAAAGCCAGCAAAAATGATCGATGCTGACATGAGGGAAAATGGCGGTCTTCTCAGGTACGATGACCTTGCACTTATTCCCCTTCCTATAGAGAGAAAGCCCGTTGTTGGAAGATTTAGAGGATTAAAAATTTACTCAATGCCTCCGCCAGGGGCAGGAAGACCTCTTATATATGCTCTTCTTATGCTGGATGCAGTTTCCCCAAAAGAACTTCACTCCAACAAACTGAAGAAGATTCACCTGATTATTGAGATAATAAGGGAGGCCTTGCTTGAGAGAACAGGCAGACCTTATGATCCTAACTTTTATCCGCAGATAACACCTGAGAGGATGCTCAGTCCCAGATATGCCTCAAAAAAGGTAAAAGAGATAGCATCATCAATAGATTTTCATCTTCCCATACACGAAACATATGACGAATACACTGAGGAGACCACTCATCTCTCAACAATGGATAAAAACATGGCTGTTGCCCTTACACAATCTATAGAAAGGGTCTATGGAAGTAAAGCAGCTGCTGAAGGTCTTGGGTTTTTATACAACAACTACCTAATGGATTTTGAGTATCATAAACCTGAACACCCCTACTATCTAAGGCCAAACTCAGTTCCATGGGCAACAGTCTCACCAACAATAGTTTTTAATGGTAGCCAGCCGTGGCTTGTTATGGGAAGTCCCGGAAGTGAAAGGATATTTTCTGTTTTAACCCAGTTTTTACTTAATGTAGTTGATAACGGTATGTCTATAGATAAGGCAGTAGTTCAGCCAAGAATTCACAGCTCTTTAGGTGGGCTTGTAAGTTATGAGGACAGATTTGATAAAGAGATTATTGAATACCTGAAAAAGGAAGGATATAGATTGGATAAAAGGGAGCCGTTCTCTTTTTATTTAGGTTCAATTCATGCTATTTTGAGGAAAAGGGACGGCTTCTTTCAGGGAGTTTCTGATGTGAGAAGAGATGGAACAGCAGGAGGTCTGTAA
- a CDS encoding D-alanine--D-alanine ligase family protein, with protein MRVLVVYNKDFSKVIYQRNPTKEIYSEKTVFRIKSALERAGHYVEVADGNMEIIDRLKVFFRRGKGIVFNLSYGIQGESRYSHIPSILEMLGVPYTGSTPEGHAVALDKALTKIAVQYYGIKTPDFMVFKSPEKLEDIKLPVIVKPRREALSLGVKVAKTKEELKKAVREITDIFGQEALVEKFIRGREFSVALIGNGKDLTALPVLEFDLGGNPEAIQTTFLKRHRPIRKICPAEIPENTAKKMQEISKRVFNILELRDYARVDLRMDESGEIYFLEINSQASLGETGSFIHSARAAGMDFDQTVIKILDAAVKRYQELWEEYDGFEQD; from the coding sequence ATGAGAGTACTTGTTGTTTACAATAAAGACTTTTCAAAGGTTATCTATCAGAGAAATCCAACAAAAGAGATATACTCTGAAAAGACAGTATTCAGAATTAAAAGCGCATTAGAAAGGGCAGGACATTACGTTGAGGTTGCAGATGGAAATATGGAGATAATAGACAGGTTAAAGGTATTTTTCAGGAGAGGTAAAGGTATAGTTTTTAATCTTTCTTATGGTATTCAGGGAGAGAGCAGGTACAGTCATATTCCGTCTATTTTGGAGATGCTTGGAGTTCCATATACTGGCTCTACACCAGAGGGACATGCTGTTGCCTTAGACAAAGCATTAACAAAGATTGCTGTCCAGTACTACGGCATAAAAACTCCAGATTTCATGGTATTTAAGTCGCCTGAAAAACTGGAAGATATAAAATTGCCAGTGATTGTTAAACCACGAAGAGAAGCTCTTTCGTTGGGAGTAAAAGTTGCTAAAACAAAAGAGGAACTAAAAAAAGCCGTAAGGGAAATTACAGATATATTTGGTCAGGAAGCCCTTGTAGAGAAGTTTATAAGAGGAAGGGAGTTTTCTGTTGCTCTTATAGGAAATGGAAAGGATTTAACTGCTCTTCCTGTCCTTGAGTTTGATTTGGGTGGAAATCCTGAGGCAATTCAGACAACATTTCTGAAAAGACACAGGCCAATCAGAAAGATATGTCCTGCAGAAATACCTGAAAACACTGCAAAAAAGATGCAGGAAATAAGCAAACGTGTTTTTAATATTCTTGAGCTGAGAGATTATGCAAGGGTTGATTTAAGGATGGATGAGTCAGGAGAGATATACTTTTTGGAAATAAACTCCCAGGCAAGCCTTGGAGAGACAGGCTCTTTTATTCACTCTGCAAGGGCTGCAGGTATGGATTTTGACCAGACAGTTATAAAGATATTAGATGCGGCAGTAAAAAGATATCAGGAATTGTGGGAGGAGTATGATGGATTTGAACAGGATTGA
- a CDS encoding Nramp family divalent metal transporter, whose translation MVKIKEKVKKFGPGIITGGAGDDPAGIVTYTVVGATTGLSQLWLLLLSTPMMIAVQDTAAKIAVATGKSLPEILNIYYSRKLTYLIISFLFIANIFTIGADIQAIASILEIISGINSIYFLVPVTLILGYLVIFGKYRTVKNFLISLSTVLSVYILSAVVLKPDISQLIKNSLIPHIEPDISFILASLGLLGTTISPYMIFWQASEEKEEHPTVAQAKEIETDTAVGMIYSNIIAYSIIVSSAIMLSGHTEIQTVKDAATVLKPVAGEYAFLIFSLGIVVSGFLSIPVLAGSTAYAVSDTFGWREGMDYKVSDAKGFYFVFLGSLMIGDIIDLSPISAIDALYYSQIFDGLLLPLLSALLFVLGNNRKITGSLKNSWFSNIFLIITFIVSFSAFIIILLKTMFHLIK comes from the coding sequence ATGGTGAAAATCAAAGAGAAAGTTAAAAAATTTGGACCTGGAATAATAACTGGAGGAGCAGGAGACGACCCTGCAGGGATAGTAACATATACAGTTGTCGGGGCAACAACGGGGCTTTCACAATTATGGCTTTTACTATTATCAACACCTATGATGATTGCAGTCCAGGACACAGCTGCAAAAATAGCCGTTGCAACAGGAAAAAGTTTACCTGAAATACTGAACATTTATTACTCAAGAAAGCTAACGTATCTTATTATATCTTTTCTTTTTATAGCCAATATATTCACTATTGGTGCAGATATACAGGCGATAGCTTCAATTCTTGAGATTATTTCTGGAATAAACTCTATATATTTTCTTGTACCAGTAACACTGATTTTAGGATATCTGGTTATTTTTGGAAAGTATAGAACTGTTAAAAATTTCCTTATCTCACTCAGTACTGTTTTATCTGTGTATATATTATCAGCGGTTGTGCTAAAACCTGACATTTCCCAATTAATTAAAAACTCACTAATTCCCCACATAGAACCTGATATATCTTTTATACTTGCCTCACTGGGACTTTTAGGTACAACAATATCTCCTTATATGATTTTCTGGCAGGCATCGGAGGAAAAGGAGGAACATCCTACAGTTGCACAGGCAAAAGAGATAGAAACAGATACAGCAGTAGGTATGATTTATTCAAATATAATTGCATACTCAATTATTGTATCTTCAGCTATAATGCTGTCTGGTCATACGGAAATTCAAACCGTTAAGGATGCTGCTACTGTTCTTAAACCCGTTGCTGGAGAATATGCATTTTTGATTTTCAGTCTGGGTATTGTTGTATCTGGATTTCTTTCTATCCCTGTTCTGGCAGGTTCAACAGCTTACGCCGTATCTGATACATTTGGATGGAGAGAAGGTATGGATTACAAAGTCAGCGATGCGAAAGGCTTTTATTTTGTTTTTTTAGGTTCCCTGATGATTGGTGATATTATTGACCTTTCTCCTATCTCGGCTATTGACGCTCTTTATTACAGTCAGATTTTTGATGGACTTCTTCTACCTTTGCTCTCAGCATTACTTTTTGTACTGGGAAACAATAGAAAAATAACAGGAAGTCTAAAAAATAGCTGGTTCTCAAACATATTCCTTATAATAACCTTTATTGTCAGCTTTTCTGCTTTCATTATCATTCTGTTAAAAACAATGTTTCATCTCATCAAGTAG
- a CDS encoding NUDIX domain-containing protein, with protein sequence MGIKTPFVAVDGIVQLFDEKDNFRGIVLIERKNPPLGIAIPGGFVEVGESCEEALIREMKEETGLDVEIIKLLGVYSQPDRDPRFHSVSITYLCKAYGEPVASSDAKDVKIFKLEEIPFDKLVFDHSRILRDYLMR encoded by the coding sequence ATGGGAATAAAAACGCCTTTTGTTGCTGTTGATGGTATAGTGCAGCTTTTTGATGAGAAAGATAACTTTAGAGGAATTGTTCTGATAGAGAGGAAAAATCCTCCTCTTGGTATAGCCATTCCTGGTGGTTTTGTGGAAGTGGGGGAATCCTGTGAGGAAGCTCTTATCAGGGAGATGAAAGAAGAAACAGGTCTGGATGTGGAGATTATAAAACTGTTGGGAGTTTACTCACAGCCTGATAGAGACCCACGTTTTCATTCAGTTTCCATAACCTATCTGTGCAAAGCTTACGGCGAGCCAGTGGCAAGCAGTGATGCAAAAGATGTAAAGATTTTCAAATTAGAGGAGATACCTTTTGATAAACTTGTGTTTGACCACAGCAGAATACTGAGAGACTACTTGATGAGATGA
- a CDS encoding Crp/Fnr family transcriptional regulator encodes MEFSTLLDIFPDLTEEELLYLQKSSVQKKFKKGEIIFFEGDSSDYLFFLRSGIAKIYKTTLNNGKDITLNYILPKSFIGEFAVIKKIEFPFSAEMETDGEIIKFPSEDVRLLITKSLSFCQSLLYMVADKVQKNYEYCENLMEKNVKKKIAKFLKEHEDLFFKLNKNKIASILNITPETFSRTLKELKKEGLIIERTVVKINKQKIEEILSD; translated from the coding sequence GTGGAATTTTCTACTTTGCTTGACATATTCCCTGATCTAACAGAAGAAGAGTTGCTTTATCTTCAAAAAAGTTCCGTTCAGAAAAAGTTCAAAAAGGGGGAGATAATATTTTTTGAGGGAGATTCTTCAGATTATCTTTTTTTTCTCAGATCTGGTATTGCTAAGATATACAAGACAACACTCAATAACGGAAAAGACATAACTCTCAACTATATTCTCCCTAAATCATTTATTGGAGAATTTGCCGTTATAAAAAAGATTGAATTTCCTTTTTCTGCAGAGATGGAAACAGATGGAGAAATAATAAAGTTTCCTTCTGAAGATGTCAGGTTGCTTATCACAAAAAGTCTGTCTTTCTGTCAAAGTCTTCTGTATATGGTTGCTGATAAGGTTCAGAAGAATTACGAGTACTGTGAAAACCTGATGGAAAAAAATGTAAAGAAAAAGATAGCAAAATTTCTCAAAGAACATGAGGACCTGTTTTTTAAACTTAATAAAAACAAGATAGCTTCAATTCTAAACATTACTCCAGAAACATTCTCAAGAACGCTGAAAGAACTAAAAAAGGAAGGGTTGATAATTGAAAGGACTGTTGTAAAAATTAATAAACAGAAAATAGAAGAGATACTGTCTGACTGA
- a CDS encoding c-type cytochrome, translated as MKKLLAGVVGAGLLLSGFAFADTAKEVEKLAKQYGCSGCHAVDKVVAGPPYRVIAKEYKGKPNAKETLVKSILGGSMMKWQAKAKKYKIKIKMAYMPAQHGVNKEKAEKIVDLILKLDTK; from the coding sequence ATGAAAAAACTACTGGCAGGAGTTGTAGGGGCAGGTTTACTCCTTTCGGGATTTGCTTTTGCTGACACAGCAAAGGAAGTTGAAAAATTAGCAAAACAGTATGGATGTTCTGGATGTCATGCTGTTGATAAAGTGGTTGCAGGACCACCATACAGAGTAATAGCAAAGGAGTATAAAGGAAAACCAAATGCAAAAGAAACACTTGTAAAAAGTATTCTTGGTGGTTCTATGATGAAATGGCAGGCAAAAGCTAAAAAATACAAGATAAAAATAAAGATGGCATACATGCCAGCCCAACACGGAGTAAACAAAGAAAAGGCAGAAAAAATAGTTGATTTAATTCTGAAATTAGATACCAAGTAA
- the nosZ gene encoding Sec-dependent nitrous-oxide reductase, protein MKAKLKLTLFSAVAAGLVSVPSFAQSPAEKVYIPHGKYDEFYAFLSGGFDGQVNVYGLPSGRHLKTIPVFSAYPMNGYGYSEETKAMLMTSHGWIPWGDSHHPELSQTNGVPDGRWLFINENNTPRVARIDLKTFETTEILEIPFSGGNHASTFITPDSKYITAATRFSVPIPQKDVPIAEYKKYFKGTLTFIRADKPGKMDIAFQILVPGYDYDLAHCGKGPSYGWCFFTSYNTEQAHTLLEINASMKDKDYIAAVNWKRAEQCIAEGKYKEVKTKYAHNYRPPEGDRIARTEWKTSVKWIIPKECPGVMYYLPTPKSPHGVDVSPDGKYIIGGGKLATVIPIHSFEKMINAIKNKQFAGEVEGIPILKYEAVNHCEVPNPCLGPLHTEFDGKGRAYTSCFISSDVVIYDYKKCKVLDRVPTYYSVGHLMIPGGDSAKPWGKYLLPMNKITKDVFLPTGPELPHAAQLYDISGSKPQFLLDMTELGEPHYAQAIPASILMKKSLKIFELDKNTHPYATKSEEAAKVVRKGNEVHIYMTAIRSHFTPDNIEGVKVGDTVYFHVTNIEQDWDIPHGFAVLGANTSNLLIMPGETLTLKWTPKEPGVYPFYCTDFCSALHQEMQGYIRVSPKGANVPIKYGTGEEMHVVK, encoded by the coding sequence ATGAAAGCCAAGCTAAAGCTAACGCTGTTTTCAGCGGTAGCTGCAGGGCTCGTTTCAGTGCCGTCCTTTGCTCAGAGCCCGGCAGAAAAGGTTTACATCCCACACGGAAAGTATGATGAGTTTTATGCTTTTCTTTCAGGTGGTTTTGACGGACAGGTAAATGTTTATGGTCTTCCATCAGGCAGGCACCTGAAAACAATACCTGTGTTTTCAGCTTATCCAATGAATGGTTATGGTTATTCTGAGGAAACAAAAGCTATGCTTATGACAAGTCATGGATGGATACCATGGGGGGACTCACACCATCCAGAACTATCTCAAACAAATGGAGTTCCTGACGGCAGATGGCTGTTTATCAATGAAAACAACACACCAAGGGTAGCAAGAATAGACCTGAAAACATTTGAAACTACAGAAATATTAGAGATACCATTCTCAGGTGGAAACCACGCATCAACATTCATCACGCCAGATTCCAAATACATAACAGCAGCAACAAGGTTCTCTGTCCCTATACCTCAAAAAGATGTTCCAATAGCAGAGTATAAAAAGTATTTCAAAGGAACACTTACATTTATTAGAGCAGACAAACCAGGAAAAATGGACATAGCATTCCAGATACTGGTTCCTGGTTATGATTACGATCTTGCGCACTGTGGTAAAGGACCTTCTTATGGATGGTGTTTCTTCACTTCTTACAACACAGAGCAGGCCCATACACTCCTTGAGATAAATGCATCAATGAAAGATAAAGACTATATTGCAGCTGTTAACTGGAAAAGGGCAGAGCAGTGTATAGCAGAAGGAAAATATAAAGAAGTGAAAACAAAATATGCCCACAACTATAGACCTCCAGAAGGAGATAGAATTGCAAGAACAGAATGGAAAACTTCTGTCAAATGGATAATCCCTAAAGAGTGTCCTGGAGTAATGTATTACCTGCCAACTCCAAAATCACCACACGGTGTTGATGTATCTCCTGATGGGAAATACATAATTGGTGGCGGTAAATTAGCAACAGTCATTCCTATCCACTCATTTGAAAAAATGATAAATGCTATCAAAAACAAACAGTTTGCAGGAGAAGTTGAAGGTATTCCTATCCTGAAATACGAAGCAGTTAACCACTGTGAAGTTCCAAACCCTTGTCTGGGACCACTGCACACAGAGTTTGACGGAAAAGGAAGAGCATATACCTCATGTTTCATTTCTTCAGATGTTGTAATATACGACTACAAAAAATGCAAAGTGTTAGATAGAGTTCCAACCTACTACTCTGTTGGACACCTGATGATACCTGGAGGTGATTCTGCAAAACCATGGGGTAAGTATCTCCTACCTATGAACAAAATTACAAAAGATGTATTCCTCCCAACAGGACCAGAACTTCCACACGCAGCTCAGCTTTACGATATATCTGGAAGCAAACCACAATTTCTGCTTGACATGACAGAATTAGGTGAGCCTCACTATGCACAGGCTATTCCTGCCAGCATTCTGATGAAAAAATCTCTCAAAATATTTGAGCTGGACAAGAATACCCACCCATATGCTACAAAGTCAGAAGAAGCTGCAAAAGTAGTAAGAAAAGGTAACGAAGTTCACATATACATGACAGCTATCAGGTCTCACTTTACACCAGACAACATAGAAGGTGTGAAGGTTGGAGACACTGTCTACTTCCACGTTACAAACATTGAACAGGACTGGGATATTCCTCACGGATTTGCAGTACTGGGAGCTAACACATCAAACCTCCTGATTATGCCTGGTGAAACACTAACCCTTAAGTGGACTCCTAAAGAACCTGGCGTTTATCCATTCTACTGCACAGATTTCTGCTCTGCTCTACACCAGGAAATGCAGGGGTACATAAGAGTATCTCCTAAAGGTGCTAACGTTCCTATTAAATACGGAACTGGTGAAGAAATGCATGTAGTTAAATAA
- a CDS encoding nitrous oxide reductase accessory protein NosL, producing MIKKIKILLMLVAPALLLFVSCEREVKPVPIKYGQDECEYCRMKITDPRYGSELLLKTGKAYKFDSIECLAAYYIENKDKNKIHSLWVPDFLIKQFIPAEKAYYLHTKNLPSPMGMNLSAFKSMQKLEKVKKQYGGEVLNWEQVLNLVKREWIEKKDKKMHHHMNM from the coding sequence ATGATAAAAAAAATAAAAATATTATTAATGCTGGTGGCTCCAGCGCTTCTTTTATTTGTATCCTGTGAAAGAGAAGTCAAACCTGTTCCTATAAAGTACGGGCAGGACGAATGTGAATACTGCCGTATGAAGATAACAGACCCAAGATACGGCTCAGAGCTGCTACTAAAAACAGGAAAGGCTTATAAGTTTGACAGCATTGAATGTCTTGCAGCATATTACATAGAGAATAAAGACAAAAATAAGATACACTCTCTGTGGGTTCCTGACTTTCTAATAAAACAGTTTATACCAGCAGAAAAAGCCTATTATCTGCACACAAAAAATCTCCCAAGCCCTATGGGGATGAATCTTTCTGCCTTTAAAAGCATGCAGAAACTTGAAAAAGTAAAAAAACAGTACGGCGGAGAGGTGTTAAACTGGGAGCAGGTATTAAATTTAGTAAAAAGAGAGTGGATAGAAAAAAAAGATAAAAAAATGCATCATCACATGAATATGTAA
- a CDS encoding nitrous oxide reductase family maturation protein NosD: protein MKSVCIFLISLFVFNYTFSKTITVCPDCEIKSIKKALKLAENGDTIIIKKGVYREGNILIKKSVTIIGEGYPVIDGEKKHEVITVKANNVHIKGLVIQNSGKSDIEDIAGIKFFRTKNCTIENCILKNNFWGIYFAASKNGVIRNNRITGPAKMKYLKSAFGTRIETNFGNAIHLWHCKNMLIEGNHVSHHRDGIYLEFVKDSTIISNTSEKNLRYGLHFMFSDRDNYVNNVFRYNGAGVAVMYTKHVYMAGNRFEHNWGPASYGLLLKEIYDSYMFHNIFYKNTTGIFADNTNRTVFKENDFRENGWAVRIWANSQDNLFIHNNFISNTFNIATNSFQNPNRYTENYWSDYKGFDLNRDGIGDVPYRPVSLFGYFTENYPQSIILSRSFFIYLLDLTERMFPMLIPSELVDNRPLMRIFQWSK, encoded by the coding sequence ATGAAAAGCGTATGTATATTTTTGATATCTCTCTTCGTTTTTAATTACACATTCTCAAAAACAATAACTGTATGTCCTGACTGTGAAATCAAATCAATAAAAAAAGCATTAAAACTGGCAGAAAATGGAGACACAATAATCATTAAAAAAGGTGTGTATAGAGAGGGTAATATACTGATAAAAAAATCTGTAACAATAATAGGAGAAGGTTATCCTGTAATAGATGGAGAGAAAAAACACGAAGTAATAACAGTAAAGGCAAACAATGTTCATATAAAAGGTCTTGTTATTCAAAATTCAGGTAAAAGCGATATTGAAGACATAGCAGGAATAAAATTTTTCAGAACAAAAAACTGTACTATTGAAAACTGTATCCTGAAAAACAATTTCTGGGGAATATACTTTGCTGCCTCTAAAAACGGTGTGATAAGAAACAACAGAATTACAGGCCCTGCAAAGATGAAATATCTAAAGTCAGCATTTGGGACAAGGATAGAGACAAATTTTGGAAACGCTATACATCTGTGGCACTGCAAAAATATGTTAATTGAAGGAAACCATGTATCTCATCACAGAGATGGTATATACCTTGAGTTTGTTAAAGACAGCACAATCATAAGCAACACCAGTGAAAAAAATCTGAGATATGGACTTCATTTTATGTTCTCAGACAGGGATAATTACGTGAACAACGTTTTCAGATACAACGGAGCAGGTGTTGCTGTGATGTACACAAAACACGTTTATATGGCTGGGAACAGATTTGAGCACAACTGGGGACCAGCATCTTATGGCCTTCTATTGAAGGAGATTTACGACAGTTACATGTTCCACAACATATTTTACAAAAACACAACAGGAATTTTTGCAGACAACACAAACAGAACAGTTTTTAAGGAAAATGACTTTAGAGAAAATGGATGGGCAGTAAGAATATGGGCAAACTCTCAGGACAACCTTTTCATCCATAATAACTTTATATCAAACACATTCAACATAGCCACAAACAGCTTCCAGAACCCAAACAGATATACAGAAAACTACTGGAGTGATTATAAAGGTTTTGACCTTAACAGAGACGGTATAGGAGACGTTCCTTACAGACCTGTTTCTCTGTTTGGATATTTTACAGAAAATTATCCACAGTCTATAATTTTATCCCGTAGCTTTTTTATATATCTACTTGACCTGACAGAGAGGATGTTTCCCATGCTTATACCTTCAGAATTAGTTGATAACAGACCACTGATGAGGATTTTCCAATGGTCAAAGTGA